The DNA window GCACCTGGATCATCAGATTCAGAATCAAAGATTAACAAATGCGAAATCTCCGGATTCATCTTCAATGTATTTAAATACGTGTAtcagaaaatgcaaaattaagcTCCTCTGTCTGAACTCTTTCTTCGAGTTGCGACGTACTCTACGTCATGTGGTGCGAGTCTGATGTGAGCTAAATCGATGCTGCGATGTAATGATCTGTTGCTATCTATCATTTCGTATCGGGTTTGTTTGATGGACCTTTTACGATACCGCCTTATTTGTTTGCGGTAATGCATCTGCAAATGCAGCACGAACTGATTGATGTTGGCGAAAAATGATCGGCTATTCTATGCTTCATTGACACAATGCAGCATATTCATTTCCGCCCATCTCTGCAGTGTAGCTGCAATTAGATGCACCAGATGTTGTAATGCTGTTAAATGCGATTCTGCtgtctgttttgtttgagGTTGTTGATCATGCTGGAGGTTCTAGACATGTTGACGGCGGTTTCTCAACTAGTCGAACAGGCATATGGAAAACATCTCTTTAGTTATAAACCAGCTATGAGCTTCGAAACATGCAGTTCCTTTTAGTTGTAGATGGGTTTCATATGGGATTCCGTATTCCTAAATAAGACATTCGTAGTTCaaacaatacaaataaatttctACATGATCAATAGAAAAGCAATTCGTTAAGCAAAAACTACAGATCAGGCATAGCCGTTGGAGTGACACTCTTGCGTGCGGAGATGATCTACCGTcataaatagtaaaaaataaacaggaaAGTGTCAATAATCTAGCCGTGCAACGGATGCTTTTGGTTTGCAACACGACCCTAAAATCACAATGTACTGTAAAAGGTTGACCGTTTGCTATAATTTGTGTAGAAACATTTTCAAGACCATTTGTACTATAGGACCGCTGGTGTATGTGATTAACGGCGCCGTCTCCCCGTAACAAAAACTAACTGTTTGCCTACGTAGTAAAAATAAGTGttgatacggcctggccgttcttgagaagcgaaaaaaaaaattatatacagAAAGTTGAAAATATTGCACAACTATATTTGTTAAGATATAAAGTCAAATTTCGAATCGGTCCTGTTCAAAAGAGATAATGTGTCATCTTTCGCAGTGCCAAGAAAGAAGTGTCTCTCACCCATTTCAAATTTGTATCATTGTAATCGGAAATTAGAGTGGTCTTTCGAGATACGACTGCCAAATATCTGGGTTAGCTACAGTAGCGGATCTGACGGTGGGCGTAGTAGGCGGTCCGTCATTTGGAGGGGCCCCGAAAGACGACAGAACATTTCATAGGTAACGGAACCCGAACAGAAGTCAAcccactccccccccccccccccttccccttcCAATGAATGGCTACTCGAACTCGAACACTAGAGGCCCCTTTAAAACCCTGATCGAACGTTTTCCAAAGAATCATATGGATAGCCGGGGCCCCCAGATTACGACAATGTGAATTTTTTACTCTACCATCCAGCTTCGGCGGTGGTTTGGCGCACAAAGGCGGTGACGAGGTGACGAGCCTCCAAAAATGACTCTTTCCCCCCGGGCAGCACTTTTGAAAACAGTTAACTCTCCGGtcacttttttcaaaattcagtATATCTACAGTGCGACCATACTTTTGGGgccccaattaccattccgcttagggcctccgagaagcttgatccgccacgGGTTAGCTAgaggaaatgaaaacattacaGAAATAGAATtccaataaaaacttttttaatgttcCACTTTACATTAAACATTGCTGTTATTGGCAGGGTGctacaaatgaataaaacaaaaggattATTGATTGATGCAATTCctgtatatttattttgttcaatcTTCCTGCTTAAACATAccagtaataaaacaaatcttgtttctgaaagaaaattattttctggAATACAACTGTGTTCTTTTTCGCTGTCTTTTATGTCCAAAAggattaataatattaaagaaaaatagcaTTTTCTTGATAACtttgctgaaaaaaaaatcgtattacATCCTAGAAATAATAAGGCCGGGAACAATTTTCATAACCCGATATTACATTGTAATTCGGTTTGATTAAACTGAATTATAGAATAATTCACAATAatcaaaatgattttattttaatttgctaaaTGTTGCTAAGCTAATAACTCTTCTtctttgtggcactacaactTCAAGAGAGTTTTAATTTAACCGAAGCAGTATTATTAATCCTTCGTACGGGTGAACGGTCCGGAAGGAATTTCATAAAAAGATATGTTGTAAGACCGGCGCCGCTACCGCACCCCAATAACTTTacctttttattattttttcatctttttacGAGAGGGGCCAATACCGCTATCAAATTCAGAAATATTAAGCACTTGCGAGCGATTCAAAAAAGTTATCAAATTTGTGGAACTATATGAGTTGGATTGTTCCAAATTTCTGCACCCATGTCGTATAGAGCGTGAAACATCATTTTGcctaaaaaatataaatttttgatgtttttaatgGTATTGTCAAAAAGcattaatatatttattataataagTAAGTCTTCAATGTACCTCTTCAATAACCCTTTTTTAGTTTGTAAAAGGTTACGACGTTGAAATTTCTCTTTACCAATAATCGGACGATTTAACGGGGATTTGACTGCAGGTCGGTTTTTAGTCTCATTGTcgaattgtaacaaattttttGGAGCGTCACGTAGACCCAAACTCTTCGCATAGTGACCCATATGGACagctttaatataaaaaatattccttaaCTCTTTAGGAAAGTTTGAATAATATCGTACCCACGACAGGAAAGCTatggagaagaaataaaaataaacaaaatttaatgtgATAATTATATTGCACAAGGTTAATTCGTGCGTAAGGAAATAATATAGAATACttgaaaataatgtaaaacataCTACTAGAGCGAAGATCAAACATACCTTTTTTTGCACTGTCGAAcaaaacgttttctttttctattaacTGTTCGTAACGATGCTGAAGTTCAATTGCCCAATGTTCTTGTACCATGGAATTGCATTTATTATCTCTATTCAAAAGTTGACCAAAATGTCGTATAATACCATTAGCATTCTGCTCCTGAATTCTGAAACGTgaaaagttaaataattattatttcataaacGGAAATACATCATTAGTGTTTGTAACAAACCATACctgatgtgtttgtttgctagGTACTTTATGAAATCTGTTTCAGATGGTTCGATAAAGAGTAACGCTCTGCCAGATTCACCTGCTCGTGCTGTCCGTCCCACACGGTGTACATAATCAGCTAATATTTGTGGCGCGTGATACTGAACAACTAGATCGACTAAAGGGATATCGATACCACGAGCTGCCACATCGGTGCAAATTAAAACGGCTGCCGTTGATTTTCGGAATGATTGAAATACTGAACTTCGTTCAATCTGTGTCATCCGACCGTGGAgtttataaaatttcaaaccGGGCAACAATACATTGTTATCGAAATGGCTCCTGTTATCAACATTGATGCTTAAATCTTGTTCATTTACGCTTGAGTCGTTTTCAATGTAGTTGGCAAACTTTTGCAATGTAAGTACTACGATCATTACATCGTAGTGAAAATCTACCAGATCTTGAGTTGCCATGAAGATAAGAAGTTTTGAAGGTTTCTTTCGATGCTCGTTTACAATTAATGCACTTAATGTTGCAAGGCGCAATTTTGGTGCAACTATTAGATATTGCTGCTTCACTGTACCCGGGATGGAAACGCATTCTGCAACGTTAAGAAGCTGACCAGCACAGTTCGTGATAGTGCTGGAAGATGTCTCGTTCTGAAAAACTTCACTTGTTTCGATGAAAACTGGATCTTTCAGTGTCAATCCTGCAAGCTCTTTAACCGAAGCGGTTAATGTTGCAGATAGTAGCACCGTTTGTATCTTATTTAGTTCGTTTTCACTATTGTCTTTTTGGCCATTGTGGATCGCGTCGATTATTTCCTTCACATCTTTTTCGTATCCTAACTCAAGCAATCGATCAGCTTCATCTAAGACGAGCCAACGAATATGTGCGAGCTTAAGTGATTCTGTATTACGAATGTGGTCGCAAAAGCGACCAGGTGTCGCGATGAGTATATTTAAGCCAGCTCGAAGTCTTGCCTTTTCCGTTTTACGTTTTTCACCACCAGTCAAGTAACCAGGAACAATCCAATTAAACGGCTTCAGTAGCGTGTGTAGTAGCTCGTATGTTTGCACAGCAAGTTCACGCGTTGGAACAATTATTACAGCTCTTATGCCATCACTGCGATTAATTTGTGGCCTAATCTCGTGTAAACTTTCAACTACAGGCAAAGCGTATGCGAGAGTCTTTCCAGATCCTGTTTGAGCACGAATAAGTGCATCATTTCCATCAAGTAACAACGGTATAGCTTTGTTTTGAACCATGGTAAGTTGTGTAAAATGTAACATAtcagcaatattttttttagagtgTGGGTGAATAGCAAGGTTTGCAAATGACTGGTCACTGAACAACTTTTCTACAACTGGACGTAACTGTGGAAGTTGTATCTTGGATTGGATGGGTTTTACGATTTCTATGTTTCTATCTTCACCAGGACCATTGCAAGATGTGTTGCTCGTTGtacgttgtttctttttttcgattgTTAAATCattgagttttttgttgtttgaaggGTGACCCTTTGGTTGATAAATGTCTCGTGGAGGAATTTCCTCATCCTCCGTTAGAGTTGCatcctttgttttctttataataTTACCTCTTTTTCGGGCTACAACAACTTTAGCAGGTTgcgttttattaaatttaattgaaatttctcCTTTTTCGGCACCTGTTTTTGTTCCCTCTACTTGCCGCGTTATAACCTAAAATTACCAAAAGTCGGTCAGTAGGATTCACTTGTTGGATTACTctggttaaaataaaatcattgtcACCTGCGGTGGATCGTCGAAAATGAAATTACTTAACATAAGATCCATCTTCTGGAACAAGTTCACGCGAGTACAATGCAAATTGAAAGAACCAAATAATATCCAATCTACACTTTTCGACACGTGCGTGTtaccccggctctaaacgcttagcaattgtcgcgtttgcgaacgcgaatcagaaaaattttgcgaaactccatataaaaaaaattgtgaaaagtcgctatacgtgt is part of the Anopheles funestus chromosome X, idAnoFuneDA-416_04, whole genome shotgun sequence genome and encodes:
- the LOC125762049 gene encoding probable ATP-dependent RNA helicase CG8611, translating into MDLMLSNFIFDDPPQVITRQVEGTKTGAEKGEISIKFNKTQPAKVVVARKRGNIIKKTKDATLTEDEEIPPRDIYQPKGHPSNNKKLNDLTIEKKKQRTTSNTSCNGPGEDRNIEIVKPIQSKIQLPQLRPVVEKLFSDQSFANLAIHPHSKKNIADMLHFTQLTMVQNKAIPLLLDGNDALIRAQTGSGKTLAYALPVVESLHEIRPQINRSDGIRAVIIVPTRELAVQTYELLHTLLKPFNWIVPGYLTGGEKRKTEKARLRAGLNILIATPGRFCDHIRNTESLKLAHIRWLVLDEADRLLELGYEKDVKEIIDAIHNGQKDNSENELNKIQTVLLSATLTASVKELAGLTLKDPVFIETSEVFQNETSSSTITNCAGQLLNVAECVSIPGTVKQQYLIVAPKLRLATLSALIVNEHRKKPSKLLIFMATQDLVDFHYDVMIVVLTLQKFANYIENDSSVNEQDLSINVDNRSHFDNNVLLPGLKFYKLHGRMTQIERSSVFQSFRKSTAAVLICTDVAARGIDIPLVDLVVQYHAPQILADYVHRVGRTARAGESGRALLFIEPSETDFIKYLANKHIRIQEQNANGIIRHFGQLLNRDNKCNSMVQEHWAIELQHRYEQLIEKENVLFDSAKKAFLSWVRYYSNFPKELRNIFYIKAVHMGHYAKSLGLRDAPKNLLQFDNETKNRPAVKSPLNRPIIGKEKFQRRNLLQTKKGLLKRQNDVSRSIRHGCRNLEQSNSYSSTNLITFLNRSQVLNISEFDSGIGPSRKKMKK